The Acidianus infernus genome window below encodes:
- a CDS encoding carbohydrate kinase family protein, which translates to MRPIHLAVGKFNIDIIVKLNALPLVDSKVNTDVMEIMPGGSATNYSVAVNRLGHSAKLLAKIGKSPLVSALLTPLAEEGLGLDFLIECEKKPNMALILLRDDGSISIVRRTDPSLLPSLDDIKKYSGMFDVIHYASISHDVIYKDPSAKIVSYDPGPYASEYEGEEVDILYVNEKEYESLKTKANAKIVVIKKGKEGAELIGSEECRVEALKVNVVDTTGAGDVFDAAFNVSYINTGSIEDSLRFATVAAGLKVTKLGGVSSPKLEEVVKMLKDVNINVKCR; encoded by the coding sequence ATGAGACCAATTCACCTAGCAGTTGGCAAGTTTAACATTGATATTATAGTAAAGCTTAATGCTCTTCCGCTAGTAGATAGTAAGGTAAATACTGACGTCATGGAAATCATGCCAGGAGGCTCTGCAACAAATTACTCAGTAGCAGTAAATAGGTTAGGACATAGCGCAAAATTATTAGCAAAAATAGGTAAAAGTCCTTTAGTTTCAGCTTTACTTACTCCTTTAGCCGAAGAAGGATTAGGATTGGATTTTTTGATTGAATGCGAGAAGAAACCTAATATGGCTTTAATACTTTTAAGAGATGATGGGTCCATCTCAATAGTAAGAAGAACTGATCCCTCATTATTACCTAGTTTAGATGATATAAAAAAATACTCTGGAATGTTTGACGTAATACACTACGCTTCTATCTCTCATGATGTCATATATAAAGATCCGTCAGCTAAGATTGTAAGTTACGACCCGGGCCCTTATGCCTCGGAATATGAAGGTGAGGAAGTAGATATTCTCTATGTTAATGAAAAAGAATATGAAAGTTTAAAGACTAAAGCTAACGCAAAAATTGTCGTAATTAAGAAAGGCAAAGAAGGAGCAGAATTAATAGGTAGTGAAGAATGCAGAGTAGAGGCTTTAAAAGTTAATGTAGTTGACACTACTGGTGCTGGTGATGTATTTGACGCTGCTTTTAACGTCTCTTATATTAATACTGGATCAATAGAAGATTCTTTACGGTTTGCTACTGTTGCGGCAGGGCTGAAAGTTACTAAGCTTGGGGGAGTCAGCTCTCCAAAGCTAGAGGAAGTGGTAAAAATGTTAAAAGATGTTAATATTAATGTTAAATGTAGATGA
- a CDS encoding SIS domain-containing protein produces MGIIEDIEEEIKQNYKINSGIKLDEAYVTGAGDSFAASLVIEGKTNGRFRAIDPYDALCMNMDKPLIIVSVSGKPKSNINLARKFKGKTKIYVITANPESELAKLADEIVYLPYKTKRVLPGTLSFMMSLSALYDIANVEEDKGCGKEIPIEDRAFFIGKGENYGIAYFAYLKLAEIFGWSSNFERLEQFFHSPIFSSRTRQVIIFSSGDEREKEARKLMNVNLTECRGAFCNLRTFLKSLIFTMRIKNWNKIYFLEDKEILNISSAMIY; encoded by the coding sequence ATGGGAATCATAGAAGATATTGAAGAAGAGATTAAACAGAATTACAAGATAAATTCTGGCATAAAATTAGATGAAGCATATGTTACTGGAGCAGGAGACTCGTTTGCTGCGTCTTTAGTTATAGAAGGCAAGACAAATGGAAGATTTAGAGCGATTGACCCTTATGATGCTTTATGCATGAATATGGATAAGCCATTGATTATAGTTTCAGTCTCCGGCAAACCTAAGTCCAATATTAACCTTGCAAGGAAATTTAAAGGTAAAACTAAAATTTACGTAATAACTGCAAATCCAGAATCGGAATTGGCAAAACTAGCAGATGAAATAGTTTACTTGCCTTATAAGACTAAGCGTGTTTTGCCTGGAACTCTATCTTTTATGATGTCGTTAAGTGCATTATACGATATTGCTAACGTGGAAGAAGATAAAGGGTGTGGAAAAGAAATTCCAATTGAAGACAGAGCCTTCTTTATCGGTAAAGGAGAGAATTATGGTATTGCGTATTTTGCATACTTAAAACTTGCTGAAATATTCGGTTGGAGTTCAAATTTTGAAAGGCTAGAACAATTCTTTCATTCTCCAATATTTTCGTCAAGGACAAGGCAAGTAATTATCTTCTCTTCTGGCGATGAAAGAGAAAAGGAAGCTAGGAAGTTAATGAATGTTAATTTAACTGAATGCAGAGGCGCGTTTTGTAATTTACGAACATTCTTAAAGTCGTTAATCTTTACAATGAGAATCAAAAATTGGAATAAAATATACTTCCTTGAGGACAAGGAAATATTAAATATCAGTTCTGCAATGATATATTAA
- the taw21 gene encoding tRNA 4-demethylwyosine(37)-methyltransferase Taw21, translating to MEKWKRIEIVGDIAIIGIPFDKKPEDLKDYAKEIMSKHPYIKSVWGRYRDTKGDFRLPTYYHILGEERSETVYKEHGCRYYLDFTKVFFSSKLSFEHLRIAKEVKKGEIIINMFAGYGPFSILSAKLGKPKLVYSIDINPYAYYYMMANIDLNKTYNVIPIYGDAFKKIYYLENADRIISPLPEKAKEAYEVALQKIKPGGIIHLFVEIETKENPVKEAMKLYPKAFFGRIVRSVKPFKYHVILDIKA from the coding sequence TTGGAAAAGTGGAAAAGAATTGAGATTGTAGGAGATATAGCAATAATAGGAATTCCATTTGATAAAAAACCTGAAGACTTGAAGGATTATGCAAAGGAAATTATGAGTAAACATCCTTACATAAAATCGGTGTGGGGAAGATATAGGGATACTAAAGGAGACTTTAGGTTGCCTACTTACTATCATATATTAGGAGAAGAGAGAAGTGAGACCGTTTATAAAGAACATGGATGTAGGTACTATCTAGATTTTACTAAAGTATTTTTCTCTTCTAAACTCTCATTTGAGCACCTAAGAATTGCGAAAGAAGTAAAAAAGGGAGAAATAATAATAAACATGTTTGCAGGATATGGGCCTTTTTCTATTCTATCAGCTAAACTAGGTAAGCCCAAATTAGTTTATTCTATAGATATAAATCCTTATGCATATTATTACATGATGGCTAATATCGATTTAAACAAAACTTATAATGTAATACCGATATATGGTGATGCTTTTAAAAAAATATATTACCTAGAGAACGCTGATAGAATTATATCTCCATTACCAGAGAAGGCAAAAGAAGCTTATGAAGTTGCATTACAAAAAATTAAACCTGGAGGGATAATTCACCTATTTGTAGAAATAGAAACTAAAGAAAATCCAGTTAAAGAAGCCATGAAACTTTACCCTAAAGCATTTTTCGGTAGAATAGTAAGAAGTGTAAAGCCTTTTAAGTACCATGTTATATTGGACATCAAAGCTTAA
- a CDS encoding YHS domain-containing protein — translation MKDPVCGEEVKNTSYKYVYKGITYYFCSPMCMAEFKKNPEKFVKNK, via the coding sequence ATGAAAGACCCTGTATGCGGAGAGGAGGTTAAAAATACTAGTTATAAATATGTTTACAAAGGTATAACATATTACTTCTGCAGTCCTATGTGCATGGCCGAGTTTAAAAAGAATCCTGAAAAGTTCGTAAAGAATAAGTAA
- a CDS encoding alcohol dehydrogenase catalytic domain-containing protein: MRAAVFTEIGRPLSIEDVKKPEVKGKEVLLKVLATGLCHGDLHIIFGEWKDDIPVSPPRILGHEIVGEITEDTEHFKEGDKVLVYNAFGCGTCKYCKRGYPQFCEKVKILGVQEDGGFAEYVKVPSEDNLIKIDNNENPIKIAPLADAGVTAYNSVKGIEEDSNVALIGTGAVSLIALQILKSRGIKVTVVGRNQIKLNKALELGADRIIQVKQSYSEDFSARIGREKFDYIIDYIGSDETLRDIVWALDRMGELRIVGEFGGRMEIWEQLLVLRGLRIRGILYGSKEDMINVVKLYNEGKIKTLAVPYKLEEINQAIDDLMSGRIIGRAVIIP, translated from the coding sequence ATGAGAGCAGCAGTGTTTACAGAAATAGGTAGGCCTTTAAGCATAGAGGATGTCAAAAAACCTGAAGTTAAAGGTAAAGAGGTTCTTTTAAAAGTATTGGCAACAGGCTTATGTCATGGAGATTTACACATAATTTTCGGCGAATGGAAAGACGATATACCGGTTAGTCCTCCCAGAATTTTAGGTCATGAGATTGTAGGCGAAATAACTGAAGATACTGAGCATTTTAAGGAAGGTGATAAAGTACTTGTCTACAATGCCTTTGGTTGCGGTACTTGCAAATACTGTAAAAGGGGATACCCCCAATTTTGTGAAAAAGTAAAAATTTTAGGAGTTCAAGAAGATGGAGGATTTGCAGAATACGTTAAAGTACCTTCAGAAGATAATTTAATAAAAATCGATAATAACGAAAATCCAATTAAAATTGCGCCTCTTGCTGATGCCGGAGTTACCGCATATAATTCTGTAAAAGGAATTGAGGAAGATAGTAACGTAGCATTAATAGGAACTGGAGCAGTAAGCTTAATAGCTCTACAAATTTTGAAATCAAGAGGAATTAAAGTAACAGTAGTTGGAAGAAATCAAATAAAATTAAATAAGGCATTAGAACTTGGAGCAGATAGAATAATTCAAGTAAAACAATCTTATTCTGAAGATTTTTCAGCTAGAATAGGGAGAGAAAAATTTGATTACATAATTGATTATATAGGAAGTGATGAGACTTTAAGGGACATCGTCTGGGCTCTAGATAGAATGGGAGAATTGAGAATAGTAGGGGAATTTGGAGGAAGAATGGAAATATGGGAGCAACTCCTTGTTCTTAGGGGATTAAGAATAAGAGGAATTTTATATGGGAGTAAGGAAGATATGATAAATGTAGTAAAATTATATAATGAAGGAAAAATAAAAACGCTGGCTGTCCCTTATAAATTAGAAGAAATAAATCAAGCAATAGACGATTTAATGAGCGGAAGAATAATAGGAAGAGCAGTCATAATACCTTAA
- the cutB gene encoding glyceraldehyde dehydrogenase subunit beta: protein MYPPKIGYVIPDNINEAIDFLKTHDDAKVLAGGHSLIPMLKLRIIRPSYLIDITKLKELHYLNKEEKEYKLGATITHYEISKAQIPLLSEVASKIGDPQVRNMGTIGGSISHLDPSADYPAALLVLDAKVKIKGPSGERLEEFSSFDKDMFTPDLSQGEIVTEISIPTVSGYKYSYQKLERKAGDFAIVGVAVLIKTNGDEIEDFRIGVTGVNNKAYRSQIAEDMIKGKKINDEIIDKVAQEVANESNPTSDIRGSAEYKRKATKIMAKRAILDALKR, encoded by the coding sequence ATGTATCCTCCAAAAATAGGCTACGTGATTCCTGACAATATAAATGAGGCAATAGACTTTCTAAAGACTCATGACGACGCAAAGGTTCTTGCTGGTGGACATAGCCTAATTCCAATGTTAAAACTTAGGATAATTAGACCTTCCTATTTGATTGATATAACTAAACTTAAAGAGCTTCATTATCTGAATAAAGAAGAAAAGGAATACAAATTAGGAGCAACAATTACCCATTATGAGATATCAAAGGCGCAAATTCCTTTGTTAAGCGAAGTAGCATCTAAAATTGGAGATCCTCAAGTTAGAAATATGGGAACAATTGGTGGTAGTATTTCTCACTTGGATCCATCAGCAGATTATCCAGCAGCTCTTTTAGTTTTAGATGCTAAAGTAAAGATTAAAGGACCTTCTGGAGAAAGATTAGAGGAATTCTCTTCATTTGATAAAGACATGTTTACTCCAGATTTATCCCAAGGAGAAATAGTTACTGAGATTTCCATTCCTACCGTATCTGGATATAAATATTCTTATCAGAAGTTAGAGAGAAAAGCAGGAGATTTTGCTATAGTAGGTGTAGCAGTCTTAATAAAAACCAATGGTGACGAAATAGAAGATTTTAGGATAGGAGTTACTGGAGTCAATAATAAAGCTTACAGATCTCAAATAGCTGAGGATATGATTAAGGGTAAGAAAATTAATGATGAGATAATTGATAAAGTTGCTCAAGAAGTAGCTAATGAATCCAACCCTACATCAGATATTAGAGGAAGTGCAGAATATAAAAGGAAAGCCACTAAAATTATGGCAAAAAGGGCAATTTTAGATGCTTTAAAGAGGTGA
- a CDS encoding DUF1404 family protein, whose protein sequence is MDKLDLTKYLAIIFAGISGIIYVIGDPLDKLLSYQGPVFSGALLGWYVINKYTPKDKFVEFEDSLVPVTSILIRNKSWIGFTISAFLIAFWLTPFIFKIAQEYPELYFAAFISDFIGGFIAGYLIPSLKFMEKVIIYSLGFAADIFYVMLLYIYSVMYNISQNSLLDHVLGFVYIVKFSEGILFAVYIIKKVNAI, encoded by the coding sequence ATGGATAAATTAGATTTAACAAAGTATCTTGCTATCATTTTTGCAGGAATCTCTGGAATTATTTATGTTATTGGAGATCCCTTAGATAAATTACTCTCGTATCAAGGTCCAGTATTTTCCGGTGCATTATTAGGATGGTACGTAATAAATAAATATACTCCTAAAGATAAATTTGTAGAATTTGAGGACTCTCTAGTTCCAGTAACTTCAATTTTAATAAGGAATAAATCATGGATAGGTTTCACAATATCTGCATTCCTAATAGCTTTTTGGCTAACTCCTTTTATATTTAAGATTGCACAAGAATATCCAGAATTATATTTTGCTGCATTTATTTCAGATTTTATTGGAGGTTTTATAGCAGGCTATCTAATTCCCTCGTTGAAATTTATGGAGAAAGTAATAATTTATAGTTTGGGTTTTGCAGCAGACATATTTTATGTAATGCTTCTATATATTTATTCGGTAATGTATAATATTTCACAAAATAGTCTCTTAGATCATGTACTGGGCTTCGTTTATATTGTAAAATTTTCTGAAGGAATTTTATTCGCTGTGTACATTATTAAAAAGGTAAACGCTATTTAG
- the rtcA gene encoding RNA 3'-terminal phosphate cyclase — protein sequence MIEIDGSFGEGGGEILRTSLTLSALTGKPFRIYNIRAKRKNPGLQRQHLSAVKLVKELCNAESKGDYLGSQELVFIPHEIKNEGDFTLDVTTAGSVTLIAVAVIPLIINRNIKIRLIGGTDVPKSPTIDYMRLVYLEILKKIGIQGEIKLIKRGHYPRGGGIIELSNFKGKGDEFEIVEMGKIEEIKGISHVSSLPSHIAERQAKSAEEFIKKFLSVNVSISLDIRQGESEGTGITLAAYGKSVMGSDSLGEKGKRAEKVGEEAASKLIEDLKTNAGVDRHMSDMLMLYASLYKGKFTGAMLTMHARTNAEIIRKFIQDRKIEVIEGKPFTFKVL from the coding sequence ATGATTGAAATAGATGGATCTTTCGGTGAAGGCGGAGGAGAAATATTGAGAACTTCACTAACGTTATCTGCACTTACTGGTAAACCTTTTAGAATATACAATATAAGAGCTAAGAGGAAAAATCCTGGCTTGCAAAGACAACATTTATCTGCAGTAAAACTTGTAAAAGAACTATGTAACGCAGAAAGTAAAGGGGACTATTTAGGTTCTCAAGAATTAGTTTTTATTCCTCACGAGATAAAGAATGAGGGAGACTTTACATTAGACGTAACAACTGCTGGAAGTGTTACTCTAATAGCTGTAGCAGTAATTCCGCTTATTATTAATAGAAATATAAAAATACGTTTAATAGGAGGAACAGACGTTCCGAAAAGTCCTACAATAGATTATATGAGATTAGTTTACCTTGAGATTTTAAAGAAAATAGGCATACAGGGCGAGATTAAATTAATAAAAAGGGGCCATTATCCTAGAGGAGGAGGAATAATAGAGCTTAGTAACTTCAAGGGAAAAGGAGATGAATTTGAAATAGTTGAAATGGGAAAAATTGAAGAAATTAAGGGTATATCTCACGTGTCGTCTCTGCCTTCTCATATAGCTGAAAGGCAAGCAAAGTCTGCAGAGGAGTTTATAAAAAAGTTTCTTAGTGTAAACGTTAGTATATCTTTGGATATTAGACAAGGAGAAAGTGAAGGCACTGGAATTACTTTAGCAGCATACGGTAAAAGTGTGATGGGTTCCGATTCTTTAGGCGAGAAAGGAAAAAGGGCTGAAAAAGTAGGAGAAGAAGCTGCAAGTAAGTTAATAGAAGATTTAAAGACAAATGCTGGAGTTGATAGGCATATGTCAGATATGCTTATGCTTTATGCTTCGCTTTATAAAGGTAAATTCACTGGAGCAATGCTAACTATGCATGCTAGAACTAATGCTGAAATTATAAGAAAGTTCATACAGGATAGGAAAATAGAGGTTATAGAAGGTAAGCCTTTCACTTTTAAGGTATTATGA
- a CDS encoding amidohydrolase: protein MKILIKAGIAFLKDSAPVTNAYIGVNDGKIEAISKRELEEYDDAELIVGGFDRLVSPGFVTTQSFIQLYPFRYRIFSGKTNPNDLISTMTSKDAYYFSLLGAYHLLRSGITTVVVTEPFVEQAARAVKTVGLRPIVSAEIGCNWIKGDWKKNFESLYSKWISKDESGIVLKLCDEDEAEEAMAISNEYKLPILVDRNVNLEKINNISPYTIALGGGSRKDLEKIRKNNLNLAFTPSLEVCKFTLGAYKPSISIDLTPKFDIRNEMGIAASRLLLTAEEAFKAVTDWGYSQLKMNGGISVGNTTDIIIFEVNEPPSYPIDKEAPYESLIYSSYSLETVIINGEAVLDGGVPLNVGTKDIEEANRKVEEIGKVEKN, encoded by the coding sequence TTGAAGATCCTTATAAAAGCTGGAATAGCTTTTCTAAAAGACTCTGCTCCAGTTACTAATGCGTACATAGGTGTAAATGACGGTAAAATAGAGGCAATATCAAAAAGAGAATTAGAAGAATATGATGATGCAGAACTAATAGTAGGAGGCTTTGATAGACTCGTTTCTCCAGGGTTTGTAACAACTCAGAGTTTCATACAATTATACCCATTTAGATATAGAATATTTTCTGGAAAGACGAACCCAAACGATTTAATCTCAACTATGACTAGCAAGGATGCTTACTATTTTTCACTCTTAGGAGCATATCACTTGCTAAGGTCTGGAATAACAACAGTTGTAGTAACTGAGCCGTTTGTAGAACAAGCAGCTAGAGCTGTAAAGACTGTGGGATTGAGGCCAATAGTTTCTGCAGAAATAGGTTGCAACTGGATAAAAGGGGACTGGAAAAAGAACTTTGAGAGTTTATATAGTAAATGGATATCTAAAGATGAGAGCGGGATAGTATTAAAACTCTGCGATGAAGATGAGGCTGAAGAAGCGATGGCTATTTCCAATGAATATAAACTACCTATATTAGTTGATAGAAATGTTAATCTAGAAAAAATTAATAACATCTCACCTTACACAATAGCGCTAGGAGGCGGAAGTAGGAAGGATCTAGAAAAAATAAGGAAGAATAATCTAAATTTGGCATTTACTCCGAGCTTAGAAGTTTGTAAATTCACTCTAGGCGCTTATAAGCCTTCTATATCAATTGATTTAACGCCTAAATTTGATATTAGGAATGAGATGGGTATTGCTGCATCACGCTTGTTATTGACTGCAGAAGAAGCTTTTAAAGCAGTAACAGATTGGGGTTATTCTCAATTAAAAATGAACGGAGGGATCTCAGTAGGAAACACTACTGACATTATTATCTTTGAAGTTAACGAGCCTCCTTCATATCCTATAGATAAAGAAGCGCCGTATGAAAGTTTGATCTATTCTTCATACTCTTTAGAGACCGTTATAATTAATGGAGAAGCAGTATTAGATGGAGGAGTTCCACTAAACGTTGGAACTAAAGATATTGAGGAGGCAAATAGAAAGGTAGAAGAAATTGGAAAAGTGGAAAAGAATTGA
- a CDS encoding glutamine synthetase family protein yields MIKDELLEILKSGRVDYVRVEFIDLLGNVRGRSLRRAEFENLILKDSGLPYPESLLMLDYTDTPIKSRYGDVLALPDPSTFIILPYLERTARVLSYITLPDLTPSPFCSRGLLKRAIDKLEEKGLSIQVSFEPTFYLVKENGNGISPADEAKAFSPEGLMEEQSFLRDVIKYLESVGVQVETINKHYGPAQYEIRFAEKDALSAADSLVTAREVIRDSARIYKLFSTFMPKPFSNYPSSSMDVYIKLISNDGKDIMSNVNDPKGLGLSDIAYNFLAGIIEHIGSIMAFASPTINSYKRFRETVTPSLLGLGTERHFIIRMPSNFRDSKSVEFRLADPLANSYLLLSAIIYAGLDGIERKLDVEPNIELGSLPSNLEDALRKLNNDNYIKYSIGAELISSYIELKNREIESYNNYITDWEVKAYLKAGW; encoded by the coding sequence TTGATTAAGGACGAATTGCTTGAAATTTTAAAATCGGGAAGAGTTGATTACGTAAGAGTAGAATTCATTGACTTATTAGGTAACGTCAGGGGAAGATCTTTAAGAAGAGCTGAGTTTGAAAATTTAATATTAAAAGACTCTGGCTTACCATATCCAGAAAGCTTACTTATGTTAGACTATACAGATACTCCAATAAAATCACGCTACGGAGACGTTCTGGCACTACCGGATCCGTCAACCTTTATTATTTTGCCTTATCTAGAGAGAACGGCAAGAGTTCTCTCATACATTACTTTACCAGATTTGACTCCTTCACCGTTTTGTAGCAGAGGGCTATTAAAGAGAGCGATAGATAAATTGGAAGAAAAAGGGCTTTCAATTCAGGTCTCATTCGAACCTACTTTTTATTTAGTAAAGGAAAATGGTAATGGCATCTCACCTGCAGATGAAGCTAAAGCATTTTCTCCGGAAGGATTAATGGAAGAACAATCTTTTCTTAGAGATGTTATCAAATATTTAGAAAGTGTAGGAGTTCAAGTTGAAACAATAAATAAACACTATGGTCCTGCACAATATGAAATAAGATTTGCGGAAAAAGACGCTTTATCTGCTGCAGACTCATTAGTTACTGCGAGAGAAGTAATAAGAGATTCGGCAAGAATATACAAATTGTTCTCTACATTTATGCCTAAGCCTTTCTCAAATTACCCGAGTAGTAGTATGGACGTATATATTAAACTTATATCAAACGATGGAAAAGATATCATGAGTAATGTAAATGATCCCAAGGGTTTGGGATTAAGTGATATAGCGTATAATTTCTTAGCAGGAATAATAGAGCATATTGGAAGCATAATGGCCTTCGCTTCGCCAACGATAAATTCTTATAAAAGATTTAGAGAAACAGTGACTCCAAGTTTACTAGGTTTAGGAACAGAAAGACATTTCATAATTAGGATGCCAAGTAATTTCAGAGATTCAAAGTCAGTAGAATTTCGATTAGCAGATCCTTTAGCAAACTCTTACCTCTTATTATCTGCTATCATATATGCAGGATTAGATGGAATAGAAAGAAAATTGGACGTTGAGCCTAATATAGAATTGGGATCTTTACCTAGTAATTTAGAAGACGCCTTACGCAAACTTAATAATGATAATTATATTAAATATTCAATTGGAGCAGAACTTATTTCATCATATATTGAACTTAAAAATAGAGAAATAGAGAGTTATAATAATTATATAACAGATTGGGAAGTTAAGGCATATCTGAAGGCAGGTTGGTAA
- a CDS encoding DNA polymerase thumb domain-containing protein encodes MIVLFVDFDYFFAQVEEVLNPELKGKPVAVCVFSGRFKDSGAIATANYEARKLGIKSGMPIPKAKEIAPNAIYLPIRKDLYKQVSDRIMYGILSKYSSKIEIASIDEAYLDITDRVKDYYEAYQLGKKIKDEIYQKEKITVTIGIAPNKVFAKIIAEMNKPNGLGILKPEEVEGFIRSLPIEEVPGVGDSIYSKLKEMEIKYLYDVLKVDFEKLKKEIGKSKASYLYSLANNTYAEPVKEKVRKHIGRYVTMKKNSRDIKEILPYLKRAIDEAYSKTNGGIPKTLAVVAIMEDLDIVSREKTFNFGISKDRAYLEAEKLLEEIIKSDKRRLRRVGVRLGKIYKSTTLDNFFNNV; translated from the coding sequence ATGATTGTACTTTTCGTTGATTTTGATTACTTCTTTGCTCAAGTTGAGGAAGTCCTTAACCCAGAACTTAAAGGTAAGCCTGTAGCTGTTTGCGTATTTTCTGGTAGGTTTAAAGATAGTGGTGCAATAGCTACAGCTAATTATGAGGCAAGAAAACTAGGAATAAAATCTGGCATGCCAATTCCTAAGGCAAAGGAAATCGCTCCTAACGCGATATATTTACCTATTAGAAAGGATTTATATAAACAAGTGTCAGATAGAATAATGTACGGAATACTCTCTAAATATTCAAGTAAAATTGAAATTGCAAGTATAGATGAAGCTTACCTTGATATTACTGATAGAGTGAAAGATTATTACGAGGCTTACCAACTAGGTAAAAAAATAAAGGACGAAATTTATCAGAAAGAAAAAATTACAGTTACTATTGGAATTGCTCCAAATAAGGTTTTTGCTAAGATAATAGCCGAAATGAATAAACCCAACGGTTTAGGAATTTTAAAGCCAGAGGAAGTGGAAGGATTTATAAGATCATTACCGATAGAGGAAGTGCCAGGTGTAGGAGATTCTATTTATTCTAAGCTAAAGGAAATGGAGATCAAATATTTATATGATGTTCTAAAAGTGGATTTTGAAAAATTAAAAAAAGAAATAGGAAAATCTAAAGCTAGTTACTTGTATTCTTTAGCAAACAATACCTATGCTGAACCGGTAAAGGAAAAAGTAAGGAAGCATATTGGAAGATATGTTACAATGAAAAAGAACTCAAGAGATATTAAAGAGATACTTCCATACTTGAAGAGGGCAATAGACGAAGCTTATTCTAAGACCAACGGAGGTATACCAAAGACCTTAGCGGTTGTTGCGATAATGGAAGATCTTGATATTGTAAGTAGGGAAAAAACTTTTAACTTTGGCATAAGTAAGGACAGGGCGTATTTAGAAGCTGAAAAACTCTTGGAAGAAATCATAAAATCTGATAAAAGAAGATTAAGAAGAGTGGGCGTAAGATTGGGTAAGATATACAAATCGACTACACTAGACAACTTCTTCAATAACGTCTAG
- the cobA gene encoding uroporphyrinogen-III C-methyltransferase: protein MIGKVYLVGAGPGDPDLITLKALKILKQADVVIYDRLVSKELLKECKPNSELIYLGKSLGEAELQDKINSTLVEKAKEGKIVVRLKGGDPYVFGRGEEECAFVMEQGIPCEVIPGISSAIGVPAYAGIPVTSRWYSSGFTVITGTRAGDKIIDLDYIPKKGTIVILMGINKIDELQESLEKVRSPECPVAIIQNGTLPSQRVVITSLSKLKEAVRKENISSPAIIIVGEVVKLRNKLWKLS, encoded by the coding sequence ATGATAGGTAAAGTTTACCTAGTTGGTGCAGGTCCTGGAGATCCTGACTTAATAACTCTCAAAGCTTTAAAAATACTTAAACAGGCAGACGTTGTAATATATGATAGGCTAGTCTCTAAAGAGCTCTTAAAAGAATGCAAACCCAATTCGGAATTGATTTACTTAGGTAAAAGTTTAGGGGAGGCCGAACTACAAGATAAAATAAATTCTACATTAGTTGAGAAGGCAAAAGAGGGTAAGATAGTAGTAAGGTTGAAAGGAGGAGATCCATACGTATTTGGCAGAGGAGAGGAAGAATGCGCGTTTGTGATGGAACAAGGTATTCCATGTGAAGTTATACCGGGAATTAGTAGCGCTATAGGAGTTCCTGCCTACGCCGGAATTCCAGTAACTAGTAGATGGTATTCTTCAGGCTTTACAGTAATTACTGGAACTAGAGCAGGTGATAAAATTATTGACTTAGATTATATTCCAAAAAAAGGAACTATAGTAATACTAATGGGAATAAATAAAATCGATGAGTTACAAGAAAGCCTAGAAAAGGTGAGAAGTCCAGAATGCCCAGTGGCTATAATACAAAATGGGACTCTTCCTTCACAGAGAGTAGTTATAACTTCCTTAAGTAAGTTGAAGGAGGCAGTAAGAAAAGAGAATATTTCGTCTCCAGCAATCATAATAGTAGGAGAAGTAGTGAAATTAAGAAATAAATTATGGAAGCTCTCATGA